The Populus alba chromosome 4, ASM523922v2, whole genome shotgun sequence genome contains a region encoding:
- the LOC118052506 gene encoding uncharacterized protein — MGGVTSTIAAKFAFFPPNPPSYTVVTDESLSAVSGGFTTRLCIPEVPRKDEVDFLKLRTRRGNEIVAVHIKHPRASATLLYSHGNAADLGQMFELFVELSNRLRINLMGYDYSGYGQSSGKPTECNTYADIDAAYKCLKEQYGVKDDQLILYGQSVGSGPTVDLSSRLPNLRGVVLHSPILSGMRVLYPVKRTYWFDIYKNIDKIGMVTCPVLVIHGTSDEVVDCSHGKQLWELCKEKYEPLWINGGGHCNLELYPEFIKHLKKFVLTIGKLKTATNGSKKTTESENQNKQSESGSSDTFELGDLPVISRNSLDSRLEKSKKPNKPEKSRMSTDRVDRFRRRKGLVW, encoded by the exons ATGGGTGGAGTCACTTCAACAATTGCCGCGAAGTTCGCTTTCTTTCCACCAAACCCGCCTTCTTACACGGTGGTAACTGATGAGTCTCTCTCCGCTGTGTCAGGTGGTTTTACTACTAGACTGTGTATACCGGAGGTGCCGAGGAAGGATGAGGTGGATTTTTTGAAGTTGAGGACTCGGCGTGGAAATGAAATCGTGGCTGTTCATATAAAGCATCCTAGAGCTTCAGCTACTTTGTTATATTCTCATGGAAATGCAGCTGATTTGGGTCAAATGTTTGAGCTTTTTGTTGAATTGAGTAATCGCCTTCGCATTAATCTTATGGG ATATGATTACTCAGGCTATGGGCAATCAAGCGGAAAG CCAACTGAATGTAATACATATGCGGACATAGACGCGGCATATAAATGCCTCAAGGAGCAGTATGGGGTTAAAGATGATCAACTAATATTGTATGGTCAGTCTGTTGGTAGTGGTCCCACAGTTGATCTTTCTTCACGTTTACCAAATTTGAGAGGTGTGGTTCTGCATAGCCCAATATTGTCTGGGATGAGGGTATTGTACCCAGTCAAAAGGACTTACTGGTTCGACATTTACAAG AACATTGACAAAATTGGTATGGTGACCTGTCCTGTTCTCGTAATTCAT GGGACATCAGATGAAGTTGTTGATTGCTCTCATGGGAAACAACTTTGGGAGCTTTGCAAAGAGAAATACGAACCATTGTGGATCAATGGAGGCGGGCATTGCAATCTTGAGCTATATCCAGAATTTATCAAACATCTGAAGAAGTTTGTTTTGACCATAGGCAAATTAAAAACAGCTACAAATGGTTCTAAGAAAACAACAGAGTCTGAAAATCAGAACAAACAATCTGAGAGTGGAAGCTCAGACACTTTTGAATTGGGTGACCTTCCTGTAATCTCTAGAAATAGTTTAGATAGTAGGCTTGAGAAGTCAAAGAAGCCAAATAAACCTGAAAAGTCTCGGATGAGCACTGATCGTGTTGATagatttagaagaagaaaaggattggTCTGGTGA